The proteins below come from a single Eucalyptus grandis isolate ANBG69807.140 chromosome 3, ASM1654582v1, whole genome shotgun sequence genomic window:
- the LOC104446324 gene encoding TMV resistance protein N-like: protein MDWREKALTGLIVAVVILSLTMAPTWFMAFLILFGVIAPAAVAAVEKMGTNQASAADDAPALALDAVALDVDALALADAAAGNPESSSASSSSSKFKYDIYLNFRGPDTRYGFADLLYRQLDDARIRVFNDGYDLTPGKEIWPQINGAIERSRISIAIFSRNFASSTFCLKELVQMWECKKINRQTIIPIFYDVYPDDVALRTGLFRDDLSQLEQRGIDPNTMETWKEVLRRPEGQFRQEVVARVRQLLKEDYQFVDDELVGIEHHVQEMMKKLGVAYCERQAIEVRGQEVRVVAICGVPGVGKTTLAKAVFYKMRELFDAHSFLEDIRSEGVQLSRQMLIVDLQKHIPAPHESSGEETKKIASLCRDAKVLIVLDSVDKDEQIKELAGKLTWFGPGSRIIVTTNKKNVLKAFEVGAVEEHTVKPMDQRHAHKLFCKHAFQGDTAQDVSEYFGLSLDMAKAIGGLPSDIVRQASSLREEIYHITYVAHSPLEELRFKFDHIPLIAALYPIL, encoded by the exons ATGGATTGGAGGGAGAAGGCTTTGACGGGGTTAATTGTGGCTGTTGTGATTCTGTCTCTCACGATGGCTCCCACTTGGTTCATGGCGTTTCTAATTCTATTTGGAGTGATTGCTCCCGCAGCTGTTGCTGCTGTAGAAAAGATGGGGACAAACCAGGCCTCCGCAGCTGATGATGCTCCGGCTCTTGCACTTGATGCTGTGGCTCTTGATGTTGATGCTCTGGCTCTTGCAGATGCTGCTGCTGGAAACCCG GAATCATCTTCAgcctcatcttcatcatctaaaTTCAAGTATGATATATACTTGAATTTCAGAGGTCCAGATACTCGCTATGGATTTGCAGATCTCCTTTACAGACAATTGGATGATGCAAGGATAAGGGTCTTCAATGATGGATATGACCTCACACCTGGAAAAGAGATCTGGCCGCAGATAAACGGGGCGATCGAGCGGTCAAGGATCTCAATAGCCATCTTCTCCAGAAATTTTGCTTCCAGTACATTTTGCCTCAAGGAGCTGGTACAAATGTGGGAGTGCAAAAAGATAAATAGACAGACTATCATCCcgattttctatgatgtttatCCCGATGATGTTGCACTCCGGACTGGGCTTTTTCGAGATGACTTAAGCCAACTTGAGCAACGCGGAATCGACCCAAATACCATGGAAACATGGAAGGAGGTTCTTCGACG GCCCGAAGGCCAGTTCCGACAAGAAGTTGTTGCACGTGTGAGGCAATTGTTGAAGGAGGATTACCAATTTGTAGACGACGAACTAGTTGGAATTGAACATCATGTTCAAGAGATGATGAAAAAGCTTGGTGTTGCCTACTGCGAGAGGCAAGCGATCGAAGTAAGAGGGCAAGAGGTACGTGTCGTTGCAATATGTGGGGTGCCAGGTGTTGGAAAGACCACTCTTGCAAAAGCTGTTTTTTACAAGATGCGTGAGTTGTTTGATGCACATAGTTTCCTTGAAGATATTAGGTCTGAAGGAGTTCAGTTGTCACGACAAATGTTGATTGTTGACCTTCAAAAACATATACCTGCACCACATGAATCTTCCGGTGAAGAGACCAAAAAAATAGCAAGTTTATGTCGTGATGCGAAGGTTCTCATTGTGCTTGACAGTGTGGACAAAGATGAGCAAATTAAAGAATTGGCCGGGAAGCTTACTTGGTTTGGTCCGGGGAGTAGAATCATTGTgacaacaaacaaaaaaaatgttttaaaagcCTTCGAAGTTGGAGCAGTTGAAGAACACACGGTTAAACCAATGGATCAACGCCATGCTCATAAACTCTTTTGTAAGCATGCTTTCCAAGGGGATACAGCCCAAGATGTCTCCGAATATTTTGGCTTGTCCTTGGACATGGCCAAAGCTATTGGAGGGCTTCCTTCCGATATTGTGCGTCAGGCTTCATCTTTACGCGAGGAAAT TTACCACATTACATATGTGGCACATTCTCCATTGGAAGAATTGAGATTTAAGTTTGATCACATACCTTTAATTGCAGCTCTTTATCCAATTCTTTAA